GCCGCAGGGAAACGGCGTTTCAATCCCGCGAGCAGATCGCACAGGAGAAACTCGATCTGGAGAAACAAGAAGGCGATCTTGCTGTCCGATTGAAAGATGCAGAATCGGCAGTCGCAAATGCGAAGGACGCGCAAGAGAAGCACTCTGTCTTTGGCGAGTCTATTGATTCGCGCAAGGCAGAGCTAAGCTCCCGAATAGACGAAACGAGCAGACTTCTACATGCGACGACATCGCATATCAACCTATTGCAGACTCTCGAACAGCGTGGCCCGCGTGGAACGTCACAACTAAAGCTGTTGCGAGACAAGCTCAGTTCACCGAAACTTGTGGCGGACTTTGCCGTAGTAGATGAAAAGTACAGTCGCGCCATACATGCGGCACTCGGAAATTCGGCTTATCATATCATGCTCGAATCCGAAGGTGATATGCACGACGCTCTAAGCGTACTTCAATCTTCCGAAGCCGGAAAGTGCGGATTCAAACTGCCCTTCACTTCTGAGCCGCGGACAAAAAGGGAAGCACCGGATGGCAGTTTGGGTTGGGCTTTCGAATTTGTGGATAGCGGCGACGAGAGCTCTGCACTAAGAGTTCTTCTTGAAAACTGCTTGCTTACGCAATCCTTGGATGCTGCCCTGAAGCTGCGAGACTTCATTGCCGAGCATCGTTGTCGGGCGGTTACTTTGGACGGAGATTGGCTCGACTGGACCGGGCTATGCTACGCCGGAAGCCTTGAGAAGGACACGCCCAGCGACCTTGGGCTGCTGCGGCAAATCGAGAAACTAAAGGAGACTCTCCAAGAAGTACAATCTGAACGCGCAGCACTGAGCGAGCAGTTTGAAAACACCAAGCAGTCTCATGCGGAATGGAAGAGCAAACTCTCGGAACTAACCGCTGAAACTCAGAAGTTGTCTGACTCGGTTGCGAAGCTCCGCTCCGAACAGCTTCGCTTTGACACCTTGAAATATGCCCTTCACCAACGCGATGAAGCCGCGGTAAAGCTGATCGCCGAGAGCGAAGAGTCGGAGCGCTCACTTCGCAGCGATATTGACCGCCTCGTCGGAGCGTTAGATCAAAGCCGGGCAGCGATTGCCGAAACACAAAAAGAAATTGAAAATCTTTCCGAGGAAGTGTGGCAAGCTCGGCAGGAAAACGGCAGTGCCCGCGACGCATATCACGATCGCGCCCGCGCCATGGACGCGGTCAGGCATCGCCTGCAGTTGCTGGACGCGGAAGCCGAACGTTTGGCGTCGACGGAAACCGAGTTGACGGAAACGATCCGTACGAACACGGAACAAGGCGAGTCGTCGGCAAACACGATCTCGACGACGGAAAACCTTCTCCGCGATGTGGCAGTCAAACTCAAAGAACTTTTTATTACTCGAGATGCGCGCTACAAAGTAGTTGATGAAGCGCAGCGAAGCAAGGACGAGGCCTCCGGTGAAGTCCGCGCGATGGAAGATCAACTCAAACGTCTGAGATCGAGTCGAGAGGCCGCGATCGAGGACCAACGCAAAATCGAAATATCCATCGCCAAGATCGAAGGCGAACTCGAATCGCTCGTCATGTCCGCGAGAAATCACTACAACCTCGAACTGTCCGGCCCCAATGCCGCGAGTCTTGCTGAGTTTCGAGAAGTTGAGACCAGTGCGGAGAAAATAAACGATCTTAAGACAAAGATCGACAACCTCGGTACGGTCAACTTGCTTGCGGTCGAAGAATACGACCGCGAAACTACGCGCCTCGATGAAATGCTGGCTAATCGCTCCGATTTGCTTGCCGCCAAAGCTACTCTCGAAGAAACCATTGCCAAGATAAACGAAAC
This region of Calditrichota bacterium genomic DNA includes:
- the smc gene encoding chromosome segregation protein SMC yields the protein MQLISLQISGFKSFANETKIQFAPGVTGVVGPNGCGKSNVVDSLRWVLGEQRSSVLRGERMENVIFNGTVKRKPLNLAEVRVKFDNTSGRINLPYTEIEIARRLHRDGTSEYLINNNSCRLRDITDMLQDSGLGPNAYTILELKMIEDILREDGEGRRQLFEEASGIAKYKLRRRQALSKLSQTEDDLLRLADIIAEVERQVASLKRQVSRAKRYQELTAELKRSEIAFSVHEFDRLEAELQPMRQALSDASGHAEGSNTHLRQYEAKVEQMRTEQIESDQKLSQLRQELQESVAAISALEAEKAGAEARLSAAKEGLDRAQRQVILSKDRLNTLMLRKESLAKDRSEAQTELEAAQAQVDEAEKKFQAAQSALKSLESTYKETDAQLASRNREQASLESERAKLLEAVARQKGRRETAFQSREQIAQEKLDLEKQEGDLAVRLKDAESAVANAKDAQEKHSVFGESIDSRKAELSSRIDETSRLLHATTSHINLLQTLEQRGPRGTSQLKLLRDKLSSPKLVADFAVVDEKYSRAIHAALGNSAYHIMLESEGDMHDALSVLQSSEAGKCGFKLPFTSEPRTKREAPDGSLGWAFEFVDSGDESSALRVLLENCLLTQSLDAALKLRDFIAEHRCRAVTLDGDWLDWTGLCYAGSLEKDTPSDLGLLRQIEKLKETLQEVQSERAALSEQFENTKQSHAEWKSKLSELTAETQKLSDSVAKLRSEQLRFDTLKYALHQRDEAAVKLIAESEESERSLRSDIDRLVGALDQSRAAIAETQKEIENLSEEVWQARQENGSARDAYHDRARAMDAVRHRLQLLDAEAERLASTETELTETIRTNTEQGESSANTISTTENLLRDVAVKLKELFITRDARYKVVDEAQRSKDEASGEVRAMEDQLKRLRSSREAAIEDQRKIEISIAKIEGELESLVMSARNHYNLELSGPNAASLAEFREVETSAEKINDLKTKIDNLGTVNLLAVEEYDRETTRLDEMLANRSDLLAAKATLEETIAKINETAEAKFLHTFEAVRANFQTLFSEFFPAGEADLILSGKDLLEADITMWANPSGKRLKSLTLMSGGEKTMTAIALLFSLYQVKPSPFCVLDEVDAPLDDANIDRFTRMIHRHSDHTQFIMITHNKRTMEIADNLYGVTMQEEGVSKTVSVRLLKDSQVGKQEVIPATAE